A genomic stretch from Malus domestica chromosome 15, GDT2T_hap1 includes:
- the LOC103401167 gene encoding ATP-dependent DNA helicase DDM1, whose product MATKNDPSADSPTSVLEDEDACEAKIDVKLTEVEEKLLKERVKEEESETGREPEQLPDLNDTQYNKLDELLTQTQLYSQFLLEKMDNITLIGANQPSETVEEKNVEEKKGRGRKRKAAANFDNRKAKKAVEAMLTRSKEGVKTEDENLTEEERIEKEQKELVPLLTGGKLKSYQIKGVKWLISLWQNGLNGILADQMGLGKTIQTIGFLAHLKGNGMDGPYLVIAPLSTLANWVNEISRFTPSINAIVYHGDKKQRDEIRRKYMPRQIGPKFPIIVTSYEVAMADARKCLRHYNWKYLVVDEGHRLKNSKCKLLRELKLLHVDNKILLTGTPLQNNLAELWSLLNFILPDIFSSHEEFESWFDLAGKCSNEAMKEELEEKRRAQMVAKLHAILRPFLLRRMKSDVEHMLPRKKEIILYASMTDHQKHFQDLLINKTLENYLLERGDHVCGMKGKLNNLMVQLRKNCNHPDLLESAFDGSYYYPPVEQIVEQCGKFSLLDRLLKHLFARKHKVLIFSQWTKILDIMEYYFSEKGCEVCRIDGNVKLEERRSQIAAFNDVDSNYRIFLLSTRAGGLGINLTAADTCILYDSDWNPQMDLQAMDRCHRIGQTKPVHVYRLATAQSVEGRILKRAFSKLKLEHVVIGKGQFHQEKAKSSTDVSEEEDLIALLREEESAEDKMIQTVISDKDLERVLDRSDLVCSPADHDEEKANGVANVLPLKGPGWEVVLPTAGGGMLSTLNS is encoded by the exons ATGGCGACGAAGAACGATCCCTCGGCAGATTCTCCGACTTCGGTACTCGAGGACGAG GATGCATGTGAGGCAAAGATTGATGTCAAGTTGACTGAGGTGGAGGAGAAATTGCTTAAAGAACGGGTTAAGGAAGAGGAGTCAGAAACGGGAAGGGAACCAGAGCAGTTACCCGACCTGAATGACACTCAGTATAACAAGTTGGATGAGCTCCTAACACAAACTCAGCTTTACTCACAGTTTTTGCTGGAGAAAATGGATAACATCACACTT ATTGGAGCCAATCAACCGAGTGAAACTGTTGAGGAAAAGAATGTTGAGGAGAAGAAAGGTCGTGGTAGGAAAAGAAAAGCAGCTGCAAATTTTGATAAT AGGAAGGCCAAGAAGGCAGTTGAAGCTATGCTTACAAGATCTAAAGAGGGTGTGAAAACTGAAGATGAGAACCTCActgaagaagaaagaattgAGAAAGAGCAAAAGGAACTTGTACCTCTGTTGACTGGTGGAAAATTGAAGTCTTATCAAATCAAAGGTGTAAAGTGGTTGATCTCATTATGGCAAAATGGGCTAAATGGGATCCTTGCGGATCAAATGGGACTTGGAAAAACCATCCAGACCATTGGTTTTCTTGCTCATCTAAAAGGGAATGGAATGGATGGGCCCTACTTAGTGATTGCTCCTCTTTCTACTCTTGCGAATTGGGTAAATGAAATTTCAAG GTTCACGCCTTCAATAAATGCTATTGTCTACCATGGTGACAAGAAACAAAGGGATGAGATACGAAGGAAGTACATGCCTCGACAAATTGGCCCTAAGTTCCCTATAATTGTTACTTCATATGAAGTTGCAATGGCTGATGCAAGAAAATGTTTGAGACATTACAATTGGAAATATCTTGTGGTTGACGAA GGACACAGATTGAAGAACTCAAAGTGCAAACTACTGCGGGAATTGAAATTATTACATGTAGACAATAAGATTCTGTTGACTGGGACGCCTCTACAGAATAATCTGGCAGAGCTTTGGTCattattgaatttcattttgCCTGATATATTCTCATCCCATGAAGAATTTGAGTCATG GTTTGATTTAGCAGGAAAGTGCAGTAATGAGGCAATGAAGGAAGAATTGGAAGAGAAGAGAAGGGCTCAA ATGGTTGCAAAACTCCATGCCATCTTGCGTCCTTTTCTTCTTCGAAGAATGAAGTCTGATGTTGAGCACATGCTTCCTAGGAAAAAGGAAATCATATTATATGCATCCATGACAGAtcatcaaaaacattttcaagaTCTTTTGATCAATAAGACATTGGAGAATTATTTACTTGAGAGGGGAGATCATG TTTGCGGTATGAAAGGAAAGCTTAACAATCTGATGGTCCAACTTCGGAAGAACTGCAATCATCCTGACCTTTTGGAGTCGGCATTTGATGGCTCAT ATTACTACCCACCTGTTGAACAGATTGTTGAACAGTGTGGAAAATTTAGTTTGCTGGACAGACTGTTAAAGCACCTGTTTGCCCGCAAACACAAA GTTCTTATCTTTTCTCAGTGGACTAAGATTTTGGATATTATGGAGTACTATTTTAGTGAGAAAGGAtgtgaagtttgtagaattgaTGGCAATGTGAAACTTGAAGAACGGAGAAGTCAG ATTGCAGCGTTCAACGATGTGGACAGCAATTAtagaatttttcttttaagcacCAGGGCTGGTGGACTGGGTATCAACCTTACTGCAGCTGACACTTGTATACTGTACGACAGTGATTGG AACCCTCAAATGGATTTGCAAGCCATGGATAGATGCCACAGGATTGGTCAAACAAAGCCTGTTCATGTTTACAGGTTGGCGACGGCACAATCTGTAGAG GGTCGGATTCTGAAAAGAGCTTTTAGCAAGTTGAAGCTTGAACATGTGGTGATTGGGAAAGGGCAGTTTCATCAAGAAAAAGCGAAGAGTAGTACTGATGTCTCAGAG GAAGAGGATCTTATAGCTTTGCTAAGAGAGGAAGAATCTGCTGAAGACAAGATGATACAGACAGTTATCAGTGACAAAGATTTGGAGAGGGTGTTGGATCGCAGTGATCTAGTGTGCAGTCCTGCTGATCATGATGAAGAGAAGGCCAATGGTGTTGCCAATGTTCTTCCCCTCAAGGGCCCTGGCTGGGAGGTGGTGCTACCCACTGCAGGTGGAGGCATGCTCTCCACCCTCAATAGCTAA
- the LOC103401168 gene encoding sulfite exporter TauE/SafE family protein 3-like isoform X2 encodes MARNKATQRAVKVSAGAAAMAIAWAVFINLLIITEVASADRPLRDEIIKPEKSVQKDTHESFFVRVVNFLWQAGGSSYQPVWPEMKFDWKIVVGSIVGFFGAALGSVGGVGGGGIFVPMLALIVGFDPKSSTAISKCMIMGAAGSTVYFNLRLRHPTLDMPLIDYDLALLFQPMLMLGISIGVAFNVMFADWMVTVLLIILFLGTAAKALMKGVETWKKETMMKEEAEKLLESESKPGEGSGEDYKPLPSSPDSLQDEQVPIMRNIYWKELSLLMYVWVAFLIVQIVKTYTKTCSTMFWIMNSLQVPIAISVTLFEAICLCKGTRVIASKGKEITNWKLHQIFLYCSCGIVAGMVGGLLGLGGGFILGPLFLELGIPPQVASATSTFAMLFSSSMSVVQYYLLNRFPVPYAAYFVLVATIAAFTGQHVVRKIIAVLGRASIVIFILALTIFVSAISLGGVGIANMVEKMENQEYMGFENFCNPS; translated from the exons ATGGCTCGAAACAAGGCCACTCAGAGGGCAGTAAAAGTATCAGCAGGAGCAGCAGCAATGGCAATTGCATGGGCAGTATTCATTAATCTTCTTATCATAACAGAAGTTGCCAGTGCAGATAGGCCTTTAAGAGACGAGATCATCAAGCCGGAAAAATCTGTCCAGAAAGATACACATGAATCATTTTTTGTGAGGGTGGTTAATTTTCTATGGCAGGCTGGAGGCTCTTCTTATCAGCCTGTTTGGCCT GAGATGAAGTTTGATTGGAAAATTGTAGTAGGATCAATAGTTGGATTCTTTGGTGCTGCATTGGGTAGTGTTGGTGGTGTTGGTGGGGGAGGAATTTTTGTTCCAATGCTAGCCTTGATCGTTGGCTTCGATCCCAAGTCTTCCACCGCGATTTCCAAGT GTATGATAATGGGAGCTGCTGGATCAACGGTATACTTCAATTTGAGACTGAGGCACCCAACACTGGACATGCCCCTCATAGATTATGATCTGGCATTGCTTTTTCAGCCAATGCTCATGCTAGGGATCAGCATCGGAGTTGCCTTCAATGTCATGTTTGCCGATTGGATGGTTACAGTTCTTCTTATCATTCTCTTCTTAG GTACAGCAGCAAAAGCTTTGATGAAAGGCGTGGAAACATGGAAGAAGGAAACAATGATGAAGGAG GAAGCAGAAAAGCTGTTGGAATCGGAGTCCAAACCAGGCG AGGGTTCTGGAGAAGACTACAAACCGCTACCTAGCAGTCCAGATTCATTGCAAGATGAGCAG GTACCAATAATGCGCAACATTTACTGGAAAGAGTTATCGTTGCTCATGTATGTCTGGGTGGCTTTTCTTATTGTCCAGATTGTGAAG ACATACACCAAAACTTGCTCCACCATGTTCTGGATCATGAATTCATTGCAG GTACCAATTGCAATTTCCGTAACACTCTTCGAAGCCATATGCTTATGCAAAGGCACCAGAGTGATTGCATCAAAAGGAAAGGAAATCACGAACTGGAAGCTGCATCAGATTTTTCTCTACTGCAGCTGTGGAATTGTAGCTGGTATGGTCGGTGGACTACTTGGGCTGGGAGGTGGTTTCATCTTGGGACCCctttttcttgaactgggtaTTCCTCCTCAG GTAGCAAGTGCTACATCCACCTTTGCAATGCTATTCTCATCCTCCATGTCAGTTGTACAGTATTATCTTCTCAACCGTTTCCCCGTCCCCTATG CTGCTTATTTTGTGTTAGTTGCAACAATTGCTGCATTTACTGGTCAGCATGTAGTGAGAAAGATAATTGCAGTCCTTGGGAGAGCATCCATTGTCATCTTCATTCTAGCTTTGACAATCTTTGTCAGCGCAATCAGCTTAG GTGGGGTGGGCATAGCAAACATGGTTGAAAAGATGGAGAATCAAGAGTACATGGGATTTGAAAATTTCTGTAACCCGTCTTAA
- the LOC103401168 gene encoding sulfite exporter TauE/SafE family protein 3-like isoform X1 produces the protein MARNKATQRAVKVSAGAAAMAIAWAVFINLLIITEVASADRPLRDEIIKPEKSVQKDTHESFFVRVVNFLWQAGGSSYQPVWPEMKFDWKIVVGSIVGFFGAALGSVGGVGGGGIFVPMLALIVGFDPKSSTAISKCMIMGAAGSTVYFNLRLRHPTLDMPLIDYDLALLFQPMLMLGISIGVAFNVMFADWMVTVLLIILFLGTAAKALMKGVETWKKETMMKEEAEKLLESESKPGVAEGSGEDYKPLPSSPDSLQDEQVPIMRNIYWKELSLLMYVWVAFLIVQIVKTYTKTCSTMFWIMNSLQVPIAISVTLFEAICLCKGTRVIASKGKEITNWKLHQIFLYCSCGIVAGMVGGLLGLGGGFILGPLFLELGIPPQVASATSTFAMLFSSSMSVVQYYLLNRFPVPYAAYFVLVATIAAFTGQHVVRKIIAVLGRASIVIFILALTIFVSAISLGGVGIANMVEKMENQEYMGFENFCNPS, from the exons ATGGCTCGAAACAAGGCCACTCAGAGGGCAGTAAAAGTATCAGCAGGAGCAGCAGCAATGGCAATTGCATGGGCAGTATTCATTAATCTTCTTATCATAACAGAAGTTGCCAGTGCAGATAGGCCTTTAAGAGACGAGATCATCAAGCCGGAAAAATCTGTCCAGAAAGATACACATGAATCATTTTTTGTGAGGGTGGTTAATTTTCTATGGCAGGCTGGAGGCTCTTCTTATCAGCCTGTTTGGCCT GAGATGAAGTTTGATTGGAAAATTGTAGTAGGATCAATAGTTGGATTCTTTGGTGCTGCATTGGGTAGTGTTGGTGGTGTTGGTGGGGGAGGAATTTTTGTTCCAATGCTAGCCTTGATCGTTGGCTTCGATCCCAAGTCTTCCACCGCGATTTCCAAGT GTATGATAATGGGAGCTGCTGGATCAACGGTATACTTCAATTTGAGACTGAGGCACCCAACACTGGACATGCCCCTCATAGATTATGATCTGGCATTGCTTTTTCAGCCAATGCTCATGCTAGGGATCAGCATCGGAGTTGCCTTCAATGTCATGTTTGCCGATTGGATGGTTACAGTTCTTCTTATCATTCTCTTCTTAG GTACAGCAGCAAAAGCTTTGATGAAAGGCGTGGAAACATGGAAGAAGGAAACAATGATGAAGGAG GAAGCAGAAAAGCTGTTGGAATCGGAGTCCAAACCAGGCG TTGCAGAGGGTTCTGGAGAAGACTACAAACCGCTACCTAGCAGTCCAGATTCATTGCAAGATGAGCAG GTACCAATAATGCGCAACATTTACTGGAAAGAGTTATCGTTGCTCATGTATGTCTGGGTGGCTTTTCTTATTGTCCAGATTGTGAAG ACATACACCAAAACTTGCTCCACCATGTTCTGGATCATGAATTCATTGCAG GTACCAATTGCAATTTCCGTAACACTCTTCGAAGCCATATGCTTATGCAAAGGCACCAGAGTGATTGCATCAAAAGGAAAGGAAATCACGAACTGGAAGCTGCATCAGATTTTTCTCTACTGCAGCTGTGGAATTGTAGCTGGTATGGTCGGTGGACTACTTGGGCTGGGAGGTGGTTTCATCTTGGGACCCctttttcttgaactgggtaTTCCTCCTCAG GTAGCAAGTGCTACATCCACCTTTGCAATGCTATTCTCATCCTCCATGTCAGTTGTACAGTATTATCTTCTCAACCGTTTCCCCGTCCCCTATG CTGCTTATTTTGTGTTAGTTGCAACAATTGCTGCATTTACTGGTCAGCATGTAGTGAGAAAGATAATTGCAGTCCTTGGGAGAGCATCCATTGTCATCTTCATTCTAGCTTTGACAATCTTTGTCAGCGCAATCAGCTTAG GTGGGGTGGGCATAGCAAACATGGTTGAAAAGATGGAGAATCAAGAGTACATGGGATTTGAAAATTTCTGTAACCCGTCTTAA